Proteins co-encoded in one Enterobacter sp. R4-368 genomic window:
- a CDS encoding ABC transporter permease, giving the protein MSKALSVNAAATPRQQFFDFLYKWGMLLTVVALIAIFGVASDNFLDPFNIINILRSIAIVTVIAIGVSISLTIGGFDLSVGSTASLANALVISLFVWHGVGTTEAIIITLALCTLVGLFNAFLIVVLRIPDMLATLGSLFVIQGVAMTYSYGGSITENMVLPSGDMAEGTIPAAFGLLGQVPTIVIIMLVVTVVAQLGLSLTTHGRRMYAIGGNPEAARLSGIRTTRYKVAAYVIASLLAGLGGILLASRIGSSQVNAGGGYLMDAVAAAWIGFSLAGSGKPNALGTLVGAVILGVLQNGLVMLSVPYYAMDIIKGLVLAGALALTYFQRR; this is encoded by the coding sequence GTGAGTAAGGCCCTGTCAGTCAATGCGGCGGCGACGCCCCGCCAGCAGTTTTTTGATTTTCTCTATAAATGGGGCATGTTGCTTACCGTGGTCGCGCTTATCGCCATCTTTGGCGTGGCGTCGGACAACTTCCTCGATCCCTTCAACATCATCAACATTTTGCGCTCGATCGCCATCGTCACGGTGATTGCGATTGGTGTCTCTATTTCGCTGACCATCGGCGGGTTTGATCTGTCGGTCGGTTCCACCGCCTCACTGGCGAATGCGCTGGTGATTTCGCTGTTTGTCTGGCACGGCGTTGGTACCACCGAAGCCATCATTATCACGCTGGCACTGTGTACGCTGGTGGGCTTGTTCAACGCCTTTTTAATTGTGGTGCTGCGCATTCCCGACATGCTGGCGACGCTTGGCAGCCTGTTTGTGATTCAGGGTGTGGCAATGACCTACAGCTATGGCGGTTCGATTACCGAAAATATGGTGCTGCCGAGCGGCGATATGGCGGAGGGCACCATTCCGGCGGCGTTTGGTCTGCTCGGCCAGGTGCCGACCATTGTGATCATTATGCTGGTGGTGACGGTTGTCGCGCAGTTGGGTTTGTCGCTGACCACCCACGGTCGTCGCATGTATGCCATTGGCGGCAACCCGGAAGCGGCGCGCCTGTCCGGCATTCGTACCACGCGCTATAAAGTGGCGGCATATGTTATCGCCTCGCTGCTGGCGGGGCTGGGCGGCATTCTGCTGGCGTCACGCATTGGCTCTTCGCAGGTCAACGCCGGTGGCGGTTATTTGATGGATGCGGTGGCGGCGGCGTGGATCGGTTTCTCGCTCGCCGGTTCCGGCAAACCGAATGCGCTCGGCACGCTGGTGGGAGCGGTTATTCTCGGTGTGCTGCAAAACGGGCTGGTGATGCTGTCGGTGCCCTATTACGCGATGGACATTATTAAGGGGCTGGTGCTGGCCGGTGCCCTTGCGTTGACTTACTTCCAGCGTCGTTAA
- a CDS encoding sugar ABC transporter substrate-binding protein: MKKIALSLLALGLLSALPGHATTPAPVPDAIANHHGPIRIALIRNLGSDDNTTQFVSGALQEGKKLGFKISTFLSNGDDAKFQDFVNQAISQKYDGIILSQGRDPYSTDLIKKAVAAGIKVAVFDTAVNGEIPGVTVTQQDDASLTKLSFGELVKDFNGKANIIKLWVAGFPPMERRQAAYAELLKANPGIKELESIGAVSSDVQGDTANKVGAVLAKYPKGQIDAIWGTWDAFSQGAYKALKENGRTEIKLYSIDVSNQDLQLMRESGSPWKVSVAVDPKLIGATNVRLIANKIAGEQTPATYDFKAAAIPQALLASQPGAVNVASLGKIIPGWGQTEDFIAPWFATLEAKNK, translated from the coding sequence ATGAAAAAAATTGCACTCTCACTGCTGGCGCTGGGCTTACTGAGCGCGCTGCCAGGACACGCCACGACACCTGCGCCGGTGCCGGACGCCATTGCTAATCACCACGGCCCGATACGCATTGCGCTTATCCGCAACCTGGGTTCAGACGATAATACCACCCAGTTTGTCTCCGGCGCGTTGCAGGAAGGTAAAAAACTCGGTTTTAAAATCAGCACCTTTTTGAGCAACGGTGACGACGCCAAATTCCAGGATTTCGTTAACCAGGCGATCAGCCAGAAATATGACGGCATTATTCTGTCGCAGGGGCGCGATCCGTACTCCACCGATCTGATTAAAAAAGCGGTCGCTGCGGGCATCAAAGTGGCGGTGTTTGATACCGCTGTTAACGGTGAAATTCCGGGCGTGACGGTGACGCAGCAGGATGACGCCTCGCTAACCAAACTCTCCTTTGGCGAGCTGGTGAAAGATTTCAACGGCAAAGCCAACATTATCAAACTGTGGGTCGCCGGTTTCCCGCCGATGGAGCGCCGCCAGGCCGCCTACGCCGAGCTGCTGAAAGCCAATCCAGGCATTAAAGAGCTGGAGTCGATTGGCGCGGTCTCTTCCGATGTGCAGGGCGACACGGCCAACAAAGTGGGCGCGGTGCTGGCGAAATACCCGAAAGGGCAGATTGATGCAATCTGGGGCACCTGGGATGCCTTCAGCCAGGGCGCGTATAAAGCGCTGAAAGAGAACGGTCGCACCGAGATCAAACTCTACAGCATCGACGTTTCCAACCAGGATCTGCAACTGATGCGCGAGTCGGGCAGCCCGTGGAAAGTAAGCGTGGCGGTGGATCCGAAACTGATTGGTGCCACCAATGTGCGCCTCATCGCCAATAAAATTGCCGGTGAACAGACCCCTGCCACCTACGATTTTAAAGCCGCTGCCATTCCGCAAGCGCTGCTGGCAAGCCAGCCGGGCGCGGTGAATGTGGCGTCGCTCGGCAAAATCATTCCCGGCTGGGGCCAGACGGAAGATTTTATCGCGCCGTGGTTCGCCACGCTGGAAGCGAAAAACAAGTAA